One stretch of Streptomyces hygroscopicus DNA includes these proteins:
- a CDS encoding beta-ketoacyl synthase gives MSTMLNGSSDSGESIVQAGPDRDEGPGELPSLGPDFRELPDLEQRRVLFDLVRAHVAAALRSESPRALDAESSFFDLGLDSLAAVNLHRGLVAATGLTLEVSLAYDHPTPSELVDHLHRQIFPVDTDDTAPARAVVGSDDPIAIVGMSCRFPGGVNSPEDLWKVVVEGVDAITPFPTDRGWDLEALYSPDPDRPGTSYATEGGFIRDVPEFDAEFFGISPREALAMDPQQRLLLETSWEVFERAGIDVTTLRRSRTAVFAGVERHDYGPHLQSTKSGLEGYALTGTAGSVASGRISYTFGFEGPALTVDTACSSSLVSLHQAAYSLRQGECDLALAAGVATMPSPADFILFSRQRGLASDGRCKAFGAEADGTSWAEGVGVLLVERLSDARRNGHEVLAIVRGSAVNQDGASSGLTAPNGRSQQRVIRQALANAELTADQIDAVEAHGTGTSLGDPIEAQALIATYGESRPEGQPVWLGSLKSNIGHTQAAAGVGGVIKMVMAMRHGILPRTLHVEVPTPYVDWSSGGMALLAEQRPWPETGRPRRAGISSFGMSGTNAHAIIEQAPPQEPTLTADDAEDPETASQPISWLVSARSEEALRAQSARLREHVMRDRDANPVDVGWSSAVTRAALEQRAVVVASDRDGLLRGLEALAEDTDAPGLVRGRSTGQRVAFLFTGQGAQRLGMGQELYETYPLFADVFDEACDYLEVRLGTSVLDVVFGPEDDDAAATGDELNQTMFTQAGLFAFEVALFRLVESWGVRADFLMGHSVGEIAAAHVAGVLSLEDACALVAARGRLMQELPEGGAMVAVQASEEEVAESLKGREGQVSLAALNGPTSVVLSGDEDAVLELVGHWEAQGRKTKRLRVSHAFHSPRMDAMLEEFGQIAACLSYSAPAIPVISNVTGDVAGAELATPEYWVRHVREAVRFDDGMRRLADQGVTTCVELGPDAVLTAMGQDCLDAIDADAAFVPLARSGRAEAQTLAEAVATLYTNGVGVDWDAVYAGRGARRVSLPTYAFQHKRYWLEAGGAVTGDARSVGLGRVDHPLLGGRTELAEGDRTVLTGRLSLQTHPWLADHAVAGGVLFPGTGFVELGLLAGTETGAGRLGELTLETPLLLPEQGGVRIQLVVGPTDESGVRPLGVYSRSDSDEPGEEWVRHAQGVLEADSGTAVTDSLPQWPVPGAEQVPMEGFYEGLAQVGYGYGPVFQGLESVWRLDGDVYAEVALPDSAAQEAGQFGLHPALLDAALHAMEMGDFGGESGRVTLPFSFTGVTLHAVGAGRVRVRLRPQGKDTVALLVTDATGAPVASVESLVVREVAAERFASGPRTTGSDGTLLRANWDVFAATPDGNRTGASTAVIGADRARVGGLLTASGVEYAEYAGVDALAAAVDEGAAVPDVVWAWCGAEPAGPDAGNLADATRKATHRALALLQSWLAEDRFDGSRLTVVTSDAVATGPGEGVAGLSNAAVWGLVRSAATENPGRIQLVDIDRHAESATAAVGVVTAAMAAGEREVALRAGQGLVPRLARNAAGRVLEAPAGTSAWKLATTGGGTLDGLALLPEPEAEAPLAPGQVRIAVRAAGLNFRDALIALGMYPDDHATMGGEGAGVVLEAGPGVTDLAPGDRVMGLINAFGPIAVAERRQVVPLPQGWTFAQGASVPVVFLTAYLGLAELGGLRAGESILVHAATGGVGMAAVQLARHLGAEVYATASPGKWDTLRAMGFDEKHIASSRDLEFERRFLEATDGRGVDMVLDSLAREFVDASLRLMPRGGRFLEMGKIDVRDPEVVAADHPGVEYQAYDLVITDFDRIQRMLVELVDLFDRGVLSPLPVTAWDVRRAPDAVRHISQARHIGKNVFTMPRDLDPEGSVLVTGGTGGLGSEVARHLVAEHGVRNLVLVSRRGPDAEGAADLQAELTAAGASVTLAACDVADRASLERVLSAVPADHPLTAVVHAAGVLDDGVIDTLSPKRIDAVFEPKVDAAWNLHELTRDLDLAEFVMFSSVAGVFGSPGQGNYAAANSFLDGLAAHRRALGLPAVSLAWGPWEQAGGMTGTLTQADMVRMAREGMAALSMSGGLRLLDVGRTSEDALLVPMRLETAALGGQTDIPTLLRGVVRVRSQAASDGRAAASESARVKLTGLSGAELDGALLDLVRGSAAMVLGHSGPQAIEPGRSFQNLGFDSLAGVEFRNRLNSATGLRLPSTLIFDNPTPAALAQYLRGRVATDGPAEPDVDPEEARIRAVLASIPLERLRRAGLLDTLTELASGKDQAEKDAEEKETDSIDAMDDDDLIDMMLGDLDS, from the coding sequence GTGAGCACCATGTTGAACGGGTCCAGCGACTCGGGAGAGTCCATCGTGCAGGCTGGGCCGGATCGTGACGAGGGCCCCGGTGAGCTGCCGTCACTCGGTCCGGACTTCAGGGAACTGCCGGACCTCGAACAGCGCAGGGTTCTGTTCGACCTGGTACGCGCACACGTCGCCGCGGCCCTGCGGTCCGAGTCGCCGCGCGCGCTCGACGCGGAGAGCTCGTTCTTCGACCTGGGGCTGGACTCGCTCGCGGCGGTCAATCTGCACCGCGGACTGGTCGCCGCCACCGGCCTCACACTGGAGGTGTCGCTCGCCTACGACCACCCGACACCCAGCGAGCTGGTGGACCACCTCCACCGGCAGATCTTCCCCGTCGACACGGACGACACCGCTCCCGCGCGTGCCGTCGTGGGCTCGGACGACCCCATCGCGATCGTCGGGATGAGCTGCCGCTTCCCCGGAGGCGTCAACAGTCCCGAGGACCTGTGGAAGGTCGTCGTCGAGGGTGTCGACGCCATCACCCCGTTCCCCACCGACCGGGGCTGGGATCTGGAGGCGCTCTACAGCCCGGACCCGGACCGGCCCGGCACCAGCTACGCGACCGAGGGCGGCTTCATCCGCGACGTCCCCGAGTTCGACGCGGAGTTCTTCGGCATCTCGCCGCGTGAGGCGCTGGCCATGGACCCGCAGCAGCGGCTGCTGCTGGAGACCAGCTGGGAGGTCTTCGAGCGGGCCGGTATCGATGTCACCACGCTGCGGAGGAGCAGGACCGCCGTCTTCGCCGGCGTTGAGCGCCACGACTACGGGCCCCACCTCCAGAGCACCAAGAGCGGCCTCGAGGGTTACGCGCTGACCGGCACCGCGGGCAGCGTCGCCTCCGGGCGCATCTCCTACACCTTCGGCTTCGAGGGCCCGGCGTTGACCGTGGACACCGCGTGTTCCTCCTCGCTGGTCTCCCTGCACCAGGCGGCGTACTCGCTGCGCCAGGGCGAATGCGACCTCGCGCTCGCCGCCGGTGTCGCCACGATGCCGAGCCCGGCGGACTTCATCCTCTTCAGCCGCCAGCGCGGACTCGCCTCCGACGGGCGCTGCAAGGCGTTCGGCGCCGAGGCCGACGGCACCTCGTGGGCCGAGGGCGTCGGCGTCCTCCTGGTGGAGCGGCTCTCCGACGCCCGGCGCAACGGCCACGAGGTGCTGGCGATCGTGCGCGGCTCCGCCGTCAATCAGGATGGCGCGAGCAGCGGTCTGACCGCCCCCAACGGGCGTTCCCAGCAGCGCGTCATCCGGCAGGCGCTGGCCAACGCCGAGCTGACCGCGGACCAGATCGACGCCGTCGAGGCGCACGGCACCGGAACCTCGCTCGGCGACCCCATCGAGGCGCAGGCGCTGATCGCCACCTACGGCGAGAGCCGCCCGGAGGGGCAGCCGGTATGGCTGGGGTCCCTCAAATCGAACATCGGCCACACCCAGGCGGCGGCCGGTGTCGGTGGCGTCATCAAGATGGTGATGGCCATGCGCCACGGCATCCTGCCCAGGACGCTGCACGTGGAGGTGCCGACCCCGTACGTGGACTGGTCGTCGGGCGGCATGGCGCTGCTCGCCGAGCAGCGCCCCTGGCCGGAGACCGGGCGGCCGCGCCGCGCCGGTATCTCCTCGTTCGGCATGAGCGGCACCAACGCGCACGCCATCATCGAGCAGGCGCCGCCGCAGGAGCCCACCCTGACGGCGGACGACGCCGAGGACCCGGAGACCGCGTCCCAGCCCATCTCGTGGCTGGTGTCCGCCAGGAGCGAGGAGGCGCTGCGGGCGCAGTCCGCGCGGCTGCGCGAACACGTGATGCGCGACCGCGACGCGAACCCGGTCGACGTCGGATGGTCGTCCGCGGTGACGCGTGCCGCACTCGAGCAGCGGGCCGTGGTGGTGGCCTCCGACCGCGACGGGCTGCTGCGGGGACTCGAGGCGCTCGCCGAGGACACCGACGCGCCGGGCCTGGTGCGAGGCAGGTCCACGGGGCAGCGGGTGGCGTTCCTGTTCACCGGCCAGGGCGCCCAGCGGCTGGGCATGGGCCAGGAACTCTACGAGACCTACCCGCTGTTCGCCGACGTGTTCGACGAGGCGTGTGACTATCTCGAGGTGCGTCTCGGCACCTCCGTGCTGGACGTTGTCTTCGGTCCGGAGGACGACGACGCGGCCGCGACCGGTGACGAACTGAACCAGACGATGTTCACCCAGGCCGGGCTGTTCGCCTTCGAGGTGGCCCTGTTCCGCCTGGTGGAGTCCTGGGGTGTGCGCGCCGACTTCCTGATGGGGCACTCGGTGGGCGAGATCGCCGCGGCACACGTCGCCGGGGTGCTGTCCCTGGAGGACGCGTGCGCTCTGGTGGCGGCCCGCGGGCGGCTGATGCAGGAACTGCCCGAGGGCGGCGCGATGGTGGCCGTCCAGGCGTCGGAGGAGGAGGTGGCCGAGAGCCTGAAGGGCCGTGAGGGCCAGGTGTCGCTCGCGGCGCTCAACGGTCCCACCTCGGTGGTGCTCTCCGGCGACGAGGACGCGGTGCTGGAACTCGTCGGCCACTGGGAGGCCCAGGGCCGCAAGACCAAGCGGCTGCGGGTGAGCCACGCGTTCCATTCCCCCCGGATGGACGCCATGCTGGAGGAGTTCGGCCAGATCGCCGCCTGCCTTTCGTACTCGGCCCCGGCGATCCCGGTCATCTCCAACGTCACCGGCGATGTCGCGGGCGCCGAATTGGCCACCCCGGAGTATTGGGTCCGCCACGTTCGGGAGGCCGTCCGCTTCGACGACGGAATGCGCCGCCTCGCCGACCAGGGCGTGACGACCTGTGTGGAGCTCGGCCCCGACGCCGTGCTGACCGCGATGGGCCAGGACTGCCTGGACGCCATCGACGCCGACGCGGCGTTCGTGCCCCTGGCCCGCTCCGGGCGCGCCGAGGCCCAGACGCTGGCGGAGGCCGTCGCCACCCTGTACACCAACGGCGTCGGAGTGGACTGGGACGCGGTGTACGCCGGGCGCGGCGCCCGCCGGGTCAGCCTGCCGACCTACGCCTTCCAGCACAAGCGGTACTGGCTCGAGGCGGGCGGCGCCGTGACCGGCGACGCCCGGAGCGTGGGGCTCGGCAGGGTGGACCACCCGCTGCTCGGCGGCCGCACGGAACTGGCCGAGGGCGACCGCACGGTGCTCACGGGGCGCCTCTCGCTGCAGACGCACCCGTGGCTCGCCGACCACGCCGTGGCCGGCGGAGTGCTCTTCCCCGGCACCGGATTCGTGGAACTGGGCCTGCTCGCGGGCACCGAGACCGGGGCCGGACGGCTCGGCGAGCTCACGCTCGAGACGCCGCTGCTCCTGCCGGAGCAGGGCGGCGTCCGCATCCAGCTCGTGGTCGGCCCCACGGACGAATCCGGGGTACGGCCGCTCGGCGTGTACTCGCGCTCCGACAGCGACGAGCCGGGAGAGGAGTGGGTACGCCACGCCCAGGGCGTCCTCGAGGCGGACAGCGGCACCGCGGTCACCGACAGCCTGCCGCAGTGGCCGGTCCCGGGCGCCGAGCAGGTGCCGATGGAGGGCTTCTACGAGGGCCTGGCCCAGGTCGGTTACGGATACGGGCCGGTCTTCCAGGGCCTGGAGTCGGTCTGGCGGCTGGACGGCGATGTCTACGCCGAGGTGGCGCTGCCGGACTCGGCGGCTCAGGAAGCCGGACAATTCGGTCTGCACCCCGCCCTGCTCGACGCCGCTCTGCACGCCATGGAGATGGGCGACTTCGGCGGCGAGAGCGGGCGCGTAACCCTGCCGTTCTCCTTCACCGGGGTGACCCTGCACGCGGTGGGCGCCGGACGGGTGCGGGTGCGGCTGCGCCCGCAGGGCAAGGACACGGTCGCACTGCTGGTGACCGACGCCACGGGTGCGCCCGTCGCCTCGGTGGAGTCGCTGGTGGTGCGCGAGGTGGCGGCCGAGCGGTTCGCGTCCGGGCCGCGTACCACCGGCAGCGACGGAACGCTGCTCCGGGCCAACTGGGATGTGTTCGCCGCCACGCCGGACGGGAACCGGACCGGTGCGTCCACGGCGGTGATCGGCGCCGACCGGGCGCGGGTGGGCGGGCTGCTCACCGCCTCCGGCGTCGAGTACGCCGAGTACGCCGGGGTGGACGCGCTCGCCGCCGCCGTCGACGAGGGTGCCGCGGTGCCGGACGTGGTCTGGGCCTGGTGCGGCGCCGAGCCCGCCGGGCCGGACGCCGGGAACCTCGCCGACGCCACTCGGAAGGCGACCCACCGGGCGCTGGCCCTGCTGCAGTCCTGGCTCGCGGAGGACCGGTTCGACGGGTCCCGGCTGACCGTGGTGACCAGCGACGCGGTCGCGACGGGCCCGGGCGAGGGCGTCGCCGGACTGTCCAACGCCGCCGTCTGGGGACTGGTGCGTTCGGCGGCCACGGAGAACCCGGGCCGGATCCAGCTGGTGGACATCGACCGCCACGCCGAGTCGGCCACCGCTGCCGTCGGCGTGGTGACGGCGGCGATGGCGGCGGGCGAGCGGGAGGTGGCGCTCCGCGCGGGCCAGGGGCTGGTTCCCCGGCTCGCCAGGAACGCCGCGGGCCGGGTGCTCGAGGCTCCCGCCGGGACCTCGGCGTGGAAGCTCGCCACCACGGGCGGGGGCACCCTGGACGGGCTCGCTCTGCTGCCCGAACCGGAGGCGGAGGCGCCGCTGGCCCCCGGGCAGGTACGGATCGCGGTCCGCGCCGCCGGTCTGAACTTCCGTGACGCGCTGATCGCCCTCGGCATGTACCCGGACGACCACGCCACGATGGGTGGCGAGGGCGCCGGTGTGGTGCTGGAGGCCGGCCCGGGAGTGACCGACCTGGCACCCGGCGACCGGGTCATGGGCCTGATCAACGCGTTCGGGCCCATCGCGGTCGCCGAGCGGCGGCAGGTCGTCCCCCTGCCGCAGGGCTGGACGTTCGCCCAGGGCGCGTCGGTGCCGGTGGTCTTCCTGACGGCTTACCTCGGCCTGGCCGAACTCGGCGGGCTGCGGGCGGGCGAGTCCATCCTCGTGCACGCGGCCACTGGTGGTGTGGGCATGGCCGCCGTGCAACTCGCACGCCACCTCGGCGCCGAGGTGTACGCCACGGCCAGCCCCGGCAAGTGGGACACCCTCCGGGCGATGGGATTCGACGAGAAGCACATCGCCTCGTCGCGTGACCTGGAGTTCGAGCGGCGGTTCCTGGAGGCCACCGACGGCCGGGGCGTGGACATGGTGCTGGACTCGCTCGCCCGCGAGTTCGTCGACGCCTCGCTGCGGCTGATGCCCAGGGGCGGGCGGTTCCTGGAGATGGGCAAGATCGACGTGCGCGACCCCGAGGTCGTCGCCGCGGACCATCCTGGGGTGGAGTACCAGGCGTACGACCTGGTCATCACCGACTTCGACCGGATCCAGAGGATGCTGGTCGAACTGGTCGACCTCTTCGACCGCGGCGTGCTGAGCCCGCTTCCGGTGACGGCGTGGGACGTGCGCCGGGCCCCGGACGCGGTACGGCACATCAGCCAGGCCCGGCACATCGGCAAGAACGTCTTCACCATGCCGCGTGACCTCGACCCCGAGGGTTCGGTGCTGGTGACCGGTGGCACCGGTGGCCTGGGCAGCGAGGTGGCGCGCCATCTGGTGGCCGAGCACGGAGTGCGCAACCTGGTGCTGGTCTCCCGGCGCGGTCCGGACGCGGAGGGCGCCGCCGACCTCCAGGCCGAACTGACCGCAGCCGGTGCTTCGGTGACGCTGGCGGCTTGCGACGTGGCCGACCGCGCCTCGCTGGAGCGGGTGCTGTCCGCCGTGCCCGCCGACCACCCGTTGACCGCGGTCGTGCACGCGGCGGGCGTACTCGACGACGGTGTCATCGATACCCTGTCGCCGAAGCGGATCGACGCGGTCTTCGAGCCGAAGGTCGACGCCGCGTGGAACCTGCACGAGCTGACCCGGGATCTGGACCTGGCGGAGTTCGTGATGTTCTCGTCCGTCGCCGGTGTGTTCGGCAGCCCGGGACAGGGAAACTACGCCGCGGCCAACTCCTTCCTGGACGGGCTCGCCGCACACCGGCGTGCCCTCGGGCTCCCCGCCGTATCGCTGGCCTGGGGCCCGTGGGAACAGGCGGGTGGCATGACCGGCACGCTCACCCAGGCGGACATGGTGCGCATGGCGCGTGAGGGCATGGCGGCCCTGTCCATGTCCGGCGGGCTGCGTCTGCTGGACGTCGGCCGGACGAGCGAGGACGCCCTGCTCGTGCCGATGCGGCTGGAGACCGCGGCGCTCGGCGGCCAGACCGACATCCCCACCCTGCTGCGCGGTGTGGTCCGAGTGCGGAGCCAGGCGGCATCCGACGGGAGGGCGGCCGCTTCCGAATCGGCACGGGTGAAGCTCACCGGTCTGTCCGGAGCCGAACTCGACGGTGCGCTGCTCGACCTGGTGCGCGGCAGCGCGGCGATGGTGCTGGGGCACAGCGGTCCCCAGGCCATCGAGCCCGGCCGCTCCTTCCAGAACCTCGGCTTCGACTCACTGGCGGGCGTGGAGTTCCGCAACCGGCTGAACTCGGCCACGGGGCTGCGCCTTCCCTCCACGCTCATCTTCGACAACCCCACGCCTGCGGCGCTCGCCCAGTACCTGCGTGGCCGGGTGGCGACGGACGGCCCGGCCGAACCGGACGTCGATCCGGAAGAGGCCAGGATCCGTGCCGTTCTGGCGTCGATTCCGCTGGAGCGGCTGCGCCGCGCCGGTCTGCTGGACACGCTCACCGAGCTGGCGAGCGGCAAGGACCAGGCCGAGAAGGACGCCGAGGAGAAGGAGACGGACTCCATTGACGCGATGGACGACGACGACCTGATCGACATGATGCTCGGAGATCTCGACTCCTGA
- a CDS encoding acyl--CoA ligase yields MTAKLFTTEAVHTLPEFEQRALGIADALRERGVSDGTRVMLKAGNSAGYVGALLALMHVGASIVMVDHQERAEATQRICDRAGVKICVVDDDTPMPESGPARVTVYELLVAGVDQSPAERRLSFDTWCELPDGLIMWSSGSTGEPKGVVKTGAKFLKNLERNAEQVGHRSDDVLLPLLPFSHQYGLSMVLIAWLVKCSLVIAPYRRLDRAMTMAGTCGATVVDATPASYRSMLNMMGRKSALADELSGVRMFCSGAAPLDPGLVGDYVKKFGLPLLDSYGSTEAGNVAFATEDNVVACGRAVEGLKLRIVDDEGAALPSGEVGEIQVHSPDLMEGYLAVDGTVAPVDPDKTDWYPTGDFGYLDGGDNLFVLGRKSAVHRNGHTLYPEIIEHKLAAGGCLVKVVPVPDEQRGCQLVFFVEDEQQRESRFWREPINSLLPAFEHPNRIHVLERFPLNRNGKPDKRQLEQLALDLAPGAKA; encoded by the coding sequence ATGACCGCAAAGCTCTTTACGACGGAAGCGGTGCACACGCTTCCCGAGTTCGAGCAGCGGGCCCTGGGCATCGCCGACGCGCTCCGCGAGCGTGGCGTCAGCGACGGCACCCGGGTCATGCTGAAGGCAGGCAACTCCGCCGGTTATGTGGGGGCCCTCCTCGCCCTGATGCACGTCGGCGCGTCGATCGTCATGGTCGACCACCAGGAGCGGGCGGAGGCGACACAGCGCATCTGTGACCGGGCCGGCGTCAAGATATGCGTGGTCGACGACGACACCCCGATGCCCGAGAGCGGCCCGGCCCGGGTCACCGTCTACGAGCTGCTCGTGGCGGGCGTGGATCAGTCCCCCGCCGAGCGGCGGCTGTCCTTCGACACCTGGTGCGAGCTGCCCGACGGCCTGATCATGTGGTCCTCCGGGTCCACCGGGGAGCCCAAGGGCGTCGTCAAGACCGGGGCGAAGTTCCTGAAGAACCTGGAGCGCAACGCCGAGCAGGTGGGCCACCGCTCCGACGACGTCCTGCTGCCGCTGCTGCCCTTCTCCCACCAGTACGGGCTGTCCATGGTGCTCATCGCCTGGCTGGTCAAGTGCTCGCTGGTCATCGCGCCCTACCGGCGTCTGGACCGGGCGATGACCATGGCGGGCACCTGCGGGGCGACGGTGGTCGACGCCACCCCGGCCAGCTACCGCAGCATGCTCAACATGATGGGCCGTAAGTCCGCCCTGGCGGACGAGCTGTCCGGTGTCCGCATGTTCTGCAGCGGGGCGGCCCCGCTGGACCCCGGTCTGGTCGGCGACTACGTCAAGAAGTTCGGGCTGCCCCTGCTGGACAGCTACGGCAGCACCGAGGCCGGAAACGTGGCCTTCGCGACCGAGGACAACGTCGTCGCCTGCGGGCGGGCCGTCGAGGGCCTGAAGCTGCGGATCGTGGACGACGAGGGCGCCGCCCTCCCCTCGGGCGAGGTCGGGGAGATCCAGGTCCACTCGCCCGACCTGATGGAGGGCTACCTGGCGGTCGACGGCACGGTGGCCCCCGTCGACCCGGACAAGACCGACTGGTACCCCACCGGCGACTTCGGCTATCTCGACGGCGGGGACAATCTCTTCGTCCTCGGCCGGAAGTCCGCGGTGCACCGCAACGGCCACACGCTCTACCCCGAGATCATCGAGCACAAGCTGGCCGCGGGCGGCTGTCTCGTCAAGGTCGTGCCCGTCCCCGACGAGCAGCGCGGCTGCCAGCTCGTCTTCTTCGTGGAGGACGAGCAGCAGCGGGAGTCGCGGTTCTGGCGGGAGCCGATCAACTCCCTGCTGCCCGCCTTCGAGCACCCCAACCGCATTCACGTCCTGGAGCGATTCCCGCTGAACCGCAACGGCAAGCCCGACAAGCGACAACTCGAGCAGCTCGCTCTCGACCTGGCACCCGGAGCGAAGGCATGA
- a CDS encoding TetR family transcriptional regulator has product MARRKEFDPEAALDAAMRLFWRNGYEGTSTSDLVDGLGIARASLYGTFGSKRGLYLAALDRFLSGAAAPSPADILASRASALDAVRDLLETSAAAPKPGTPQGCFAVNATVEHGDSDPEISRRLEGNRSRLETALFGALLRARAQGKLAPGVDPSSAATMLASLNSGLKVLSCAGEGQRDRITTTVDTVMAMLTSPAAAVTG; this is encoded by the coding sequence ATGGCACGGAGGAAGGAATTCGACCCCGAGGCGGCGCTGGACGCCGCGATGCGGCTGTTCTGGCGCAATGGCTATGAGGGAACGTCCACCAGCGACCTGGTGGACGGCCTGGGAATCGCGCGGGCAAGTCTGTACGGGACCTTCGGGTCCAAACGCGGACTGTATCTGGCCGCGCTCGACCGCTTTCTCTCCGGCGCCGCCGCGCCGAGCCCGGCCGACATCCTGGCGTCGCGTGCGTCCGCCCTGGATGCCGTCCGGGATCTGCTGGAGACCAGCGCGGCAGCCCCGAAGCCGGGTACGCCCCAGGGCTGCTTCGCGGTGAACGCCACGGTGGAGCACGGGGATTCCGACCCCGAGATCTCGCGGCGCCTGGAGGGCAACCGAAGCCGCCTCGAGACCGCGCTCTTCGGTGCGCTGCTGAGGGCCCGCGCACAGGGCAAGCTGGCGCCCGGCGTCGATCCGAGTTCGGCGGCGACCATGCTGGCCTCGCTCAACAGCGGCCTGAAGGTGCTGTCGTGCGCGGGCGAGGGCCAGCGCGACCGCATCACCACCACGGTCGACACCGTCATGGCGATGCTGACTTCCCCGGCGGCCGCCGTTACCGGCTGA
- a CDS encoding HxlR family transcriptional regulator yields the protein MGTKQYTGSPEDADLMRADSLAREIFADVANKWAFLIIEFLGERTLRFSELRNEVEGISHKMLTQNLRMLERNGLVERKVHPTVPPRVEYTLTEAGRALRATVDGMCGWTHTYLGHIEDSRRRFDA from the coding sequence ATGGGCACCAAGCAGTACACCGGCTCGCCCGAGGACGCCGATCTGATGCGCGCGGACTCCTTGGCGCGGGAGATCTTCGCGGATGTCGCCAACAAGTGGGCGTTCCTGATCATCGAGTTCCTCGGGGAACGCACCCTGCGCTTCAGCGAGTTGCGGAACGAGGTCGAGGGCATCAGCCACAAGATGCTCACCCAGAACCTGCGCATGCTGGAGCGCAACGGCCTGGTCGAGCGGAAGGTGCACCCCACCGTGCCGCCCCGGGTCGAGTACACCCTCACCGAGGCGGGCCGGGCCCTGCGCGCGACGGTCGACGGCATGTGCGGCTGGACCCACACCTACCTCGGCCACATCGAGGACTCCCGCCGCCGCTTCGACGCCTGA
- a CDS encoding endoribonuclease has translation MAITLVNPSGLPEIEVYRQVSIATGSRLVHIAGQVAWDANGVTVGEGDLATQVERCYLNIGTALAEVGGSFDDVAKLTVYVVDWTPDKMPLFLEGAARAAAKLGVTPVPPGTLLGVAALDVPEHLVEIEATAVLD, from the coding sequence ATGGCCATCACCCTGGTAAACCCCAGCGGATTGCCGGAGATCGAGGTGTACCGGCAGGTGTCGATCGCGACCGGGTCGAGGCTGGTCCATATCGCCGGGCAGGTCGCCTGGGATGCAAACGGGGTCACGGTCGGCGAAGGCGACCTCGCCACTCAGGTCGAGCGGTGCTACCTCAACATCGGCACCGCCCTGGCCGAGGTCGGCGGCTCCTTCGACGATGTGGCGAAACTGACCGTCTACGTCGTCGACTGGACGCCCGACAAGATGCCCCTGTTCCTGGAGGGGGCGGCTCGGGCGGCCGCGAAGCTGGGGGTCACCCCGGTCCCGCCGGGCACACTGCTGGGGGTCGCGGCGCTGGACGTCCCCGAGCATCTGGTCGAGATCGAAGCCACCGCGGTCCTCGACTGA
- a CDS encoding hydrolase, whose amino-acid sequence MTPTPHRALAAAAVAVALALTTPAAPRASAQPAACAANGFCEDFESQTGTTPAGRWTTTVANCSGSGTATVDTTTAHGGTTSVRITGKAGYCNHAFAGTSLSGLPSGGDLYGRFWVRHTTALPAQHVTFAALRDANDNGRDLRMGGQNKALQWNRESDDATLPAQSPAGVALSTPLPVNTWTCLEFRLDRTAGRLDTWVNGALVTGLVVDGTPTQDVDQQWLSRGGWRPAPGDLRLGWESYGEGDDTLWYDDVAVGTSRIGC is encoded by the coding sequence ATGACCCCCACACCACACCGCGCCCTTGCCGCCGCCGCGGTGGCCGTGGCGCTGGCGCTGACCACCCCGGCCGCGCCACGGGCCTCGGCACAACCGGCGGCCTGCGCCGCCAATGGCTTCTGCGAGGACTTCGAGTCCCAGACCGGTACCACCCCCGCGGGCCGCTGGACCACGACCGTCGCCAACTGCTCCGGCTCCGGCACCGCCACCGTGGACACCACGACGGCTCACGGCGGCACCACGTCGGTGCGGATCACGGGCAAGGCGGGATACTGCAACCACGCCTTCGCCGGCACCTCGCTGTCCGGTCTGCCGTCCGGTGGCGACCTCTACGGACGCTTCTGGGTCCGCCACACCACCGCGTTGCCCGCCCAGCACGTCACGTTCGCCGCCCTGCGCGACGCCAACGACAACGGCAGGGACCTGCGCATGGGGGGTCAGAACAAGGCATTGCAGTGGAACCGCGAGTCGGACGACGCCACTCTCCCCGCCCAGAGCCCGGCGGGCGTCGCGCTCAGCACCCCGCTGCCCGTCAACACCTGGACCTGTCTGGAGTTCCGCCTCGACCGCACCGCGGGCCGCCTGGACACCTGGGTGAACGGCGCGCTCGTCACCGGCCTGGTGGTGGACGGCACCCCGACCCAGGACGTCGACCAGCAATGGCTGAGCCGGGGCGGGTGGCGGCCCGCCCCGGGCGATCTGCGGCTGGGCTGGGAGAGTTACGGCGAGGGCGACGACACTCTCTGGTACGACGACGTGGCCGTCGGCACCTCCCGGATCGGCTGCTGA